From a single Nitrospiraceae bacterium genomic region:
- the modB gene encoding molybdate ABC transporter permease subunit, whose amino-acid sequence MVLSDLDLSALWVTLRLACMTVLVLLIVGTPIAWWLAHTRSKLRTTVEALVALPIVLPPTVLGFYILVALGPYGPIGRFTGVTLAFTFWGLVVGSAFYSMPFVIQPLHAAFEAVGKAPLEAAWSLRASPLDAFLTVASPMAIRGYISGIVLGFAHTMGEFGVVLMVGGSIPGKTRVLSTTVFDHVEVMEYTQAHIISAGMLVFSFLVLLGVYIVNRKFPIHVS is encoded by the coding sequence ATGGTGCTTAGCGATCTCGACCTCAGCGCTTTGTGGGTTACGTTGCGCCTTGCCTGCATGACCGTACTCGTCTTGTTGATCGTGGGGACTCCCATCGCCTGGTGGCTTGCCCATACACGGTCCAAACTTCGCACGACGGTCGAAGCCTTGGTGGCGCTTCCAATCGTCCTTCCGCCGACCGTGCTGGGTTTCTATATTCTTGTTGCGCTCGGACCCTACGGACCCATCGGCAGGTTCACAGGCGTCACACTGGCGTTTACCTTCTGGGGACTTGTAGTGGGGTCCGCATTTTATTCCATGCCGTTCGTTATCCAACCGTTGCATGCAGCCTTCGAGGCAGTTGGCAAAGCACCGCTTGAGGCCGCTTGGTCCTTGCGCGCCTCTCCACTCGATGCCTTTCTCACCGTAGCGTCTCCGATGGCGATTCGAGGCTATATCTCCGGCATCGTACTAGGGTTTGCTCACACCATGGGAGAGTTCGGGGTGGTTCTGATGGTCGGTGGATCTATTCCAGGAAAGACGCGCGTCCTCTCCACCACGGTGTTCGACCATGTCGAGGTGATGGAGTATACCCAGGCGCACATTATCTCCGCCGGTATGCTGGTGTTTTCCTTCCTCGTCTTGTTGGGTGTTTACATCGTCAACCGTAAATTTCCCATCCATGTGTCATGA